In Providencia alcalifaciens, the sequence GCGTTTTTCGTGAATTTTTAAATTTTTTGATATTGATCACAAAATTTAGATGCTATAAGTTTGTTATCAGCCCATGGTACACTGGGATAAATTGAGAATTCAGCACCAAAATGAAGGCAAAATATTTTTAATGACTTAGCTTTATTAAATTGCTATTTAGTGAATAGATATCATTGATAATAAAGGCTATGCTTAAATTGAATTTCCACACTGAGCAACACGACTGAGCAAGAAAGTAATGAGTGATTTTCTGGGCACATTTAAAACTGACACAATTTTTAAAGATGAAGTTGAAAAGACGCTGCAACCACCATCGATGTATAAAGTACTGTTAAATAATGATGATTATACTCCGATGGATTTTGTTGTTGAAGTGTTACAAAAATACTTTTCTTTTGATGAAGAACGCGCTACACAGATAATGTTAGATGTGCATTTTCAAGGTAAAGGTATTTGCGGTGTTTATACTGCTGAAGTCGCAGAAACAAAAGCGGCTCAAGTTAATGCTTTTGCAAGGGAACATGAATATCCTTTATTGTGTACTATAGAGAAAGTCTGAAGAGTCTTAATATCAATTTTGGGAGGTGCTTATGCTCAATCAAGAATTGGAGCTTAGTCTAAATGTTGCTTTTACCAGAGCGAAAGACAATCGCCATGAATTTATGACTGTGGAGCACCTATTGCTGGCATTATTGAGCAATATCTCT encodes:
- the clpS gene encoding ATP-dependent Clp protease adapter ClpS — encoded protein: MSDFLGTFKTDTIFKDEVEKTLQPPSMYKVLLNNDDYTPMDFVVEVLQKYFSFDEERATQIMLDVHFQGKGICGVYTAEVAETKAAQVNAFAREHEYPLLCTIEKV